One genomic region from Amia ocellicauda isolate fAmiCal2 chromosome 4, fAmiCal2.hap1, whole genome shotgun sequence encodes:
- the irx7 gene encoding iroquois homeobox 7 yields the protein MPAPHTGFADFFLGKNLSMPPGYQTLVVGCPTGVPPAPHLSAVAGLPVSYPGLQEYSFIPYPHLRHAAHMRSFDLKAASPYHQALLRRGGSFYPSYRPVAAEDPGRAAKVTTRESTGALKAWLNEHLKNPYPTKGEKIMLAIVTKMSLTQVSTWFANARRRLKKENRMSWGSKGKSDEEDEEDSEEEGCGQKGPCTEDEEEIDLQTVDEEEKEISGGTVGPEGVPAALDVCSLARLGQVSKSEGKAEPGCLKEDAQSQKPKIWSLAETATSDSAHRAPSKSAIQHTGSADIGALWADWALRNGQYFPMYYPQCILQQSELNCQ from the exons ATGCCTGCGCCGCACACTGGATTTGCAGATTTCTTCCTTGGGAAAAACCTCAGCATGCCGCCTGGATATCAGACTTTGGTTGTGGGGTGCCCGACAGGGGTCCCCCCGGCGCCTCACCTCTCTGCTGTTGCCGGGCTGCCCGTGTCTTATCCCGGGTTGCAGGAGTACAGCTTCATCCCGTATCCTCACCTGAGACACGCCGCACACATG CGTTCCTTTGACCTGAAGGCCGCCTCCCCGTATCACCAGGCCTTGCTCCGCAGAGGAGGCTCCTTCTACCCGTCATACCGGCCTGTGGCTGCGGAGGACCCGGGCAGGGCTGCCAAGGTGACCACCCGAGAGAGCACCGGCGCGCTGAAGGCCTGGCTGAACGAGCACCTGAAGAACCCCTATCCCACCAAGGGCGAGAAGATCATGCTGGCCATCGTCACCAAGATGAGCCTCACGCAGGTGTCCACCTGGTTCGCCAACGCCAGGAGGCGACTGAAGAAGGAGAACCGGATGAGCTGGGGCTCCAAGGGCAAGTCCgacgaggaggatgaggaggacaGCGAAGAGGAAGGGTGCGGGCAGAAGGGGCCGTGCACGGAGGACGAGGAAGAGATTGATCTCCAGACCGTGGacgaggaggagaaggagatcTCTGGTGGCACTGTCGGGCCCGAGGGAGTGCCCGCAGCCCTGGATGTGTGCTCGCTGGCGAGGCTGGGGCAAGTGTCGAAATCCGAGGGCAAAGCAGAACCAGGGTGTCTGAAAGAGGACGCGCAGTCCCAGAAGCCCAAAATCTGGTCCCTGGCCGAGACGGCAACCTCGGACAGCGCGCACAGAGCTCCGAGCAAGAGCGCCATCCAGCACACCGGCAGCGCGGACATCGGGGCGCTGTGGGCGGACTGGGCTTTGAGAAACGGACAGTATTTCCCCATGTATTACCCACAGTGTATCCTGCAGCAGAGCGAGTTGAACTGCCAGTAG
- the LOC136748467 gene encoding iroquois-class homeodomain protein irx-1-B-like: MPAPHTGFADFFLGKNLSMPPGYQTLVVGCPTGVPPAPHLSAVAGLPVSYPGLQEYSFIPYPHLRHAAHMLQGPCFDLKAASPYHQALLRRGGSFYPSYRPVAAEDPGRAAKVTTRESTGALKAWLNEHLKNPYPTKGEKIMLAIVTKMSLTQVSTWFANARRRLKKENRMSWGSKGKSDEEDEEDEEDSDEDETGQKGHHSDDEDEIDAHTMDEENKQISDGLHGSEDFRTCDRLTQTGLKLGTQSPVCQSEEDYRRPAQCILPPDTAGVPAVPKDIAQPQKPKIWSLAETATSVRRTDPTDRTSQISTQDTGKLWKDLVLKNTHQFPVYYPVHTSRLL; encoded by the exons ATGCCTGCGCCGCACACTGGATTTGCAGATTTCTTCCTTGGGAAAAACCTCAGCATGCCGCCTGGATATCAGACTTTGGTTGTGGGGTGCCCGACAGGGGTCCCCCCGGCGCCTCACCTCTCTGCTGTTGCCGGGCTGCCCGTGTCTTATCCCGGGTTGCAGGAGTACAGCTTCATCCCGTATCCTCACCTGAGACACGCCGCACACATG TTGCAGGGCCCATGCTTTGACCTGAAGGCCGCCTCCCCGTATCACCAGGCCTTGCTCCGCAGAGGAGGCTCCTTCTACCCGTCATACCGGCCTGTGGCTGCGGAGGACCCGGGCAGGGCTGCCAAGGTGACCACCCGAGAGAGCACCGGCGCGCTGAAGGCCTGGCTGAACGAGCACCTGAAGAACCCCTATCCCACCAAGGGCGAGAAGATCATGCTGGCCATCGTCACCAAGATGAGCCTCACGCAGGTGTCCACCTGGTTCGCCAACGCCAGGAGGCGACTGAAGAAGGAGAACCGGATGAGCTGGGGCTCCAAGGGCAAGTCCgacgaggaggatgaggaggacgaggaggataGTGATGAAGATGAAACCGGACAGAAGGGACATCACTCAGATGACGAGGATGAGATTGATGCCCACACTATGGACGAGGAGAACAAACAGATCTCTGATGGGCTTCACGGTTCCGAGGATTTCAGGACTTGCGACAGACTTACCCAGACAGGATTGAAGCTGGGCACGCAGAGCCCTGTTTGCCAGTCTGAAGAGGATTACAGGAGACCCGCGCAGTGCATCTTACCCCCAGACACTGCTGGTGTGCCCGCAGTGCCCAAAGATATAGCGCAACCGCAGAAACCTAAAATCTGGTCCCTCGCTGAAACGGCAACGTCCGTTAGACGAACAGACCCAACTGACAGGACCTCTCAGATCAGTACTCAAGATACTGGCAAATTGTGGAAAGATCTGGTTCTCAAGAACACCCACCAGTTCCCCGTGTATTACCCAGTTCACACCAGCAGACTCCTCTAA